The genomic stretch GACCGAAGCAACGTGCGCTGGTGCTCGGACGGTTTCGAATTCCGCTGCGACGACGGTGCCCCCTTGCGCGTCGTCTTCGCACTGGACTGCTGCGACCGGGAAGCCATGAGCTGGGCGGCGACCACGGGCGGCTACACCGGCGACATGGTGCGCGACGTGATGCTTCAGGCGGTCGAAAACCGTTTTGCCGGTGCTTTGAAGGCTGACAGCGAAATCGAGTGGTTGAGCGACAACGGTTCCTGCTACATTGCCGGCGAGACGCTGACGTTCTCGCGGGAAATCGGCCTGAAGCCGGTTACGACACCCGTCAGAAGTCCGCAAAGCAACGGGATGGCCGAGAGCTTCGTCAAAACGATGAAGCGTGATTACGTGTCGTGGATGCCCAAGCCCGACGCCCGAACGGCGCTGCAGAACCTGGCCATTGCATTCGACCACTACAACGAGTCGCATCCGCACAGCGCCTTGAAATACCGCTCGCCACGCGAGTTTCGCCAGCAAGCAAATTCTCCAACCTAAGCGCGACCGCGTGTCCGGTCATGCAGGGGCAAGTCCAGGTGCGCAGCGGGGGGAGTGTCAGCTGCTGGGGTCGGTTGGCCATCGTCGGTTAGGCCGCGGTGACTTGCGCCGCTTGGCCGGCGCCGAAGGCTTCCGTCCATTTCTCGTCGGTGATCGCGTCAAGCGTTGCGATCGCAGCCGCGCGCGACGCGTCGATCGACCGCGCCTCAGAGCCGGGCACCTGACGGCCGAGCAGCACGTCGGAGACGGTGTAATGCGGCGCCTCTCTGATGGGCACGCCGACAATGCCATGTACGGCCCACGTGCGGCCGCGATGCACGAACGGGATGCCGATCACCTCGACGTCACCCGAGCGCATCGCGACCGCGAACACCACCGCGTCGGCGGGGCGGGGCGTCGGCCGGGCCGGCGGTTTCTTGGAAGAGGAACGGGCCATCGATTCAACTCCTGTCAGGTAGCGCCACGTCGATGTAGGGCACCGGCGGCTCGTCCCGCACGAGGGCGAAAAAGTCGCCGGCGGCCACCGGATGTTCGATGAAGTGTTGCGGGTAGCTCGGCGCGGCATAGGTGACGTCGAGCAGGTCGCCGGCGGCCGTGCGGACCAGCGAGTGCGACACGAACCGGATCGCCACGAGGAAATCGGCTTGATTGAGCCAGCCGCGCACGGGCGTGTCGCCGGGATGCGACCGAAGCCACAAGTCGACCTGGTCGTGGCAGTAGCCGGGCCTCGGGGCGCAGCCCGGCAGCGCGTCGACATAGCGAGCGATGGGAAGCGCGTCACGGAAGTCGTGCGCAATCGCGTCGGCGAGCGTCGCCTGTACGGCGGCCAGCGCGGCGCGACGGCTGAACTCGTTTGGCATGGTGGGTCCCTGTCTCTGTGTCACCAGTAGTCTCACGCGTGCTAGTTCAATCGGACATAGCCGGCGCGCACGAGGCGACGGCGCGCACGTGCGTACCGCACGCACGCCATCGGTCGCACAACCGACGGCCAGCCGGCGTCGAATCGCGCCCGGTCGCGGATGTAACGCTCCAGCTTGATTTCTGCCGGCGCCAGCGGCGCGCGGCGCATGTCGACGCGACGACGATAGGCGTCCGCAAGCTCGAGCGCGCGCGCCGCGACACGGTAGGCGCGCCGGTCCAGAGTGTCGAGTGCCGAATCGCCGTGCCACTGGCCCTGGTCAGTCAGAGCAACGTATCGGTTGGCGCGCGTGATCTCGATCTGCAGATCGCGATAGGCGTTCAGCAGCGCGTGGTCGCGGTGCCCATCTCCGGTCGACGCCGCGTCGGCAAGTGCGGGCAACGTGAACTTGTACGGGCCGTCGTCGGGACGGGCCTCGTTATTTGCCTCGATCCGGTCATGCGTGTCGTACGCGTACTGCTCGAGGCGCTCGGCATTGTCGCGCGCGCGATCCATTCGCGCCGTCGCCTGGTCGCGGCGACGCTGGAACCAGTGGGCGATACCACCGGCGGCAATGAAGCCGCCGAGCGGCTTCGCGACTTCCTCGACGACTTTCCAGATTTCGTTCAGTTCGGGCATGCCTATGACGTTCCTTTTTCAGTGGTGGGGCACGTTATTTACTGCGGTCATCGACATTGGCATCGCCGTTGTGCGCCGCGGTCCCGCGCGGCAGACGCCGATCATATGTGCACACAACCACGCGTCGAACGCATCGAAGCCCGCGATCGTCTGCCCGAGCCTGTGCACGTTCTCGCAGGCCAGCCTCGAAAGTCGGACCCGCTGCACGCCGGTGCGCCTCCGTCAAAACCCGTACTGGTCGTCGCCCCAGCGCCGCAACACCTGATAATCGTGCTCCGGCAGCACGATCAGGCCGGCCTCGGCCGCCTCGAGCACGCGCTCCAGCTGGCCACTTTTCACCAGGTTGCCGTGAAGGCCGTAGAAGTACCATGCGAAGCGATGGCCGATCCGCTGGTCGAACTGCACGAGCTTCCCATACAGGCTGTACGCGTCGAGCTTGGCCGTGTTCTTCAGTTCCGCGAGCTTGCGCGTGTGAGTCCAGGCCGGCACATAGTCCAGATGGCGGCCGCTGCGCGGATCGTCGTAGTCCTCGGTTTTAATCACCCAGCGCTGACAGAGCCGCTCGCCGGCGCGGCCCGCGCTTGACGCGGCCCAGTCGTCGAAAAAGCGGCGGCCGCGCCACTGCTGCCGGTCGTAGCCGGGCACGAGCTCTCGCGTCGTGACCGCGCGGGACTCGCCCGTATCGAGGTTGCGCTCGAGCAGTTGCCGATCGCCTTCGCGCTGCCGCCGCTCGCTGTAGGTCGCCTCGGCGAGCGCCATGAAGCGCTGCATGTCGGTGACCGCCTGCAGGCGATAGCGCGGCGCGCCGAGAAGGCGCCGCTCGCATCGCTCGACCGGCACGCTGCACCACCCTCTGCGCAGTTCGTCCTCGCGCGGCAGGCCCCAGTACGTGTCGCGCGGGAACACCTCGCGCTCGACGAATTGCTGCTCCTCCCACACCTCAAGCTGCACGAAGTTGTCCGGGTCGCCGCCGCGGTCGTGCACGAAGTAATGCAGCACCGGCTCGATTTCGACCAGCCGGTAGCCGGCGTCCTTGTGCGCTTGCCATACGGCATGCGCCGAGCCGAGCGCGGCGAGCTGCGCGTCGATCCACGCGCGGTAGTCGGGGGCGATCTCGCGTCCGTCGGCGTCGATGATGCGCGCCGGCTGCGCACTGAACTCGTCGCGCGCCTTCACATGGCGCACGCCGCGAAACTCGGTGCGCGTAGCGAAGGCCGTCAACAAATCTGCGTGCTTCGCAGTGACGGGCGTCGCCGCGACGATCGTCGCGAGCACGTCGGTCTGCAGGTCATATTCCTTGCGCATTGCAGGGCTCCCGTTCAGGGTCGGGCGGCCGGTGCATCGGCCGAATGCATCAGGGCCGCTTGAGCGACATTGATGCCGTCCACGGTCAACGTGATCTCGAAATACGCGCCCTTGGGGGGGCGCCCACGATGTTGAGCAGCCCTTTTGGGGCGCATGCACGCGCGACCTGTAGTTCGTCCGGTTTGTATTCCCATCGGGTTGCGAGGTTCAAGTCCGACGGTGAATCGAAGGTCCGCATAAACCGCGTCTGCGCCGGGGTCAGTCGAATCGTCAAGGGCTGGCTCATGGTTTCACGCTCCGGGCGCTCGTGTCGCCGCGCGCGGCGTGCGCTGCTCGAGGTGAATCACGTTCGCGCGCGCGAAGGTCACGCGTTCGGGAATGAAGAAGCCACGGTATTCGCCGCCGGCGCCGGCGGCGCCGACGAACTCGGTGACGAACGCGCCGTAGCCGTCTTCGTCGACCAGGCCGTCGTGCATGCGATCCAGGCAGACGGTCGCGCGCAGCAACGGGCCGTAGACCGGCTGCAGCTCGACCACGTCGCCATTTTCGATGGTGTCGCGCTGGCGATCGCGTTGCGCGTCCCAGCCGCGCGTCATCGGGCCCGGCGCCGGCGCGAAGTCGCTCGGATAGCGATAGCCCCACGACCGGCGCAGCAGCAACCACGCGGCGATCGGCATGGGGGCCTGGCCGGCCTCCCAACGCTGGACCTGGCGCTCCTTCACGCCGAGCAGCGCGGCGACCTGCGCCTGGGTGCGCCGGCC from Burkholderia ubonensis subsp. mesacidophila encodes the following:
- a CDS encoding helix-turn-helix domain-containing protein; the encoded protein is MSVLYVYRCPACGKRGEVHHPDDSYDGAAATCEKCYGPVALEWDGGVTLEVAPHDGGPTPDEIKSARLRGRRTQAQVAALLGVKERQVQRWEAGQAPMPIAAWLLLRRSWGYRYPSDFAPAPGPMTRGWDAQRDRQRDTIENGDVVELQPVYGPLLRATVCLDRMHDGLVDEDGYGAFVTEFVGAAGAGGEYRGFFIPERVTFARANVIHLEQRTPRAATRAPGA